Genomic window (Acidobacteriota bacterium):
GCGGAAAGGAATCGAAAAGGGCAAGGAAGCCGCGATCGTGGCCAAAGACCGCGCCGGCGAATACTACGAAGTGACCCGCGAACGCGCCGAGGGACTTTACCAGTCCGCCCAGGAAAAGGCCGGCGAGTTCAAGGAAAAAGCCGCCGAGTTGACGGAAAAAGCGAAAGAAGCCGCGGTCCGTTCGACCAACCCTTTCACGGCCGCGATCGAAGCCGGAAAGGAGGCTTACACCGAGGAAAAACGCAAGACGGAAGTCAAGGTGATCGCCGAAGGCCGTCCGACGTATCCCGTTGAAACGAAAGAAAACTAATTTGATTTGGGAATTGTGATTTCGGATTTTTGAATTGACTGGTCCAAGTCGGAATCCGAAATCACAAATCCGAGATCCGAAATTGCTATGAATTTCGATAATCCACAATTCTGGATGATGATCGCGTCGATTGTGATCGCGATTTGCTTTATCGTGATGGCGATCGCGCTGATCGCCATCGCGATCACCGTCAAGCGCGTCGTTGCGACGGTCAAGAACGTCGAGGAACGCGTCGAGCCGTTGATCGCGAAGGTGAACGCGATCGGCGAACAAGGCAAGCTGATTTCGGTTCAGTTCAACGATATTTCCGAGAACCTGTCGGCCGCGACGAAGTATTTTGCCGAATCGGCCGGTCTGGTTCGCGAAGAAGTGGCCGAACTCAAGTTATTGGTCGGACAGACGGCGATCGTCGCCAGGGACAAAGTCGAACTGGTCAGCAACACCATCGACCGAACGCAACTGCAGGTCATCACGACGACCGATTTCATTCAGAAGAAAGTCGTCGAACCCGCTCGCGAGATCGCGGCGATTATGGCCGGAGTCCGCAAGGGCCTCGAGGTTCTTTTCGCGCCCGCGCCAAAACAGATCGATCGCGTTTATATCGATGACGAGATGTTCATCGGCTGATCCGGTTCATATTCGGGAAATCGAAACGGCGTCCGGTTCGGGCGCCGTTTTTTCGATTAGTCCCTCCAAAGATAAGAGATCGGAACCACATACAGTTCCCTTCCAAAGGCGAGAAACTTGTCACCGCTGTGTCGACCTCAGTGTTGCTTGAGTTGAGGAAGTGAAAGGCACTTTGCGCGTGTTTGGCTCCAATCGAGATGTTTTCTGAGTTCCGCGACGACGAAGTTCTCAACAAGACCTCCAGCTGAAGTCGAATCGCCGAGAAGTCTCTCAACATCGCCTCCGACAAGCTAACCGGCGAGACCGCTTGCAGCATTTGCCTGCAAATCTTTCAATAACATTAAGATAATCTTAAGGATGCTGAAAGAATTGCAGGCAATCCCCCGGTCGGCAATAGCGTCCGGATATTGCTGGTAGGGTTCCGTGTTCCCGGAATTCTCCGCGACTTCGCGCCTTTGCGGGGAAGCCCGCGTCTTTTCGCGGTTTCCGGCACGGTTATCAACCTCATCTATTCGGAAGACAGTGATTTCGGAGTAGTCGATAGCGGATATTTGATACTTTTCAGTCTGCGAATGAGCACGGCTTTCGAATCCGCTGTATCCCGTGAAAGAAAGACGATAATTTCCTTGAACCCGGCTTTTCAAAGCTCCCTGATCTCGTTTCAGAAACAAGTCGGATTTTTGAGTTGAAAACAAAAAGACGCCGGTGTTGATCGCCGGCGTCTTTTCAAAAGTAACGACAGGAGAGCTTAGTCGTTATCCTTCTTCGGTTCGGGGGTTGTCGTTTTGATTTGCTCGCGCAATTGACGGCGTTCTTCGCGCTTGCGCTTCATTTCCTCTTTTCGGGCGTCGAGCTGCGCGCGTTGTTCCGGCGTCAGGATCGCGAGAACCTGTTCGTGCGTCTTCTTTCCGTTCTCCTTCATCTCAGCCTTGAAAGCTTCGAGTTTCTGCTGCTGTTCCGGAGTGATCGTCCCGTCGCGTTTGGCGGTCATAAGCGTTCGCATCTCTTCACGATTACCCGCGAACGCGTTGCGTCGGCTTTCCATGATCGTCTTGAACTGCGCCTTCTGATCTTCCGTCAAATTCAGAGCGCGGAGTCCCCGCATCATTCCGCCTCTCCTGCCGAATTTCCCGCGCCGCATACCGCGGCCGTCGCGCTTGCCCATTCCGTCGCGCTTGCCGCCACGGCGTTCAACGCGTTCCTGTTTCTGGGTCTCGGTCGGCGTTTCGGTCTTCACCTCTTGCGCCGAAACAAAGGTCGAAAATGCGATGATTGCGGTGCCGGCCGTCACGGCCGAAATGATCTTGTTTTTGATTGACATAAAAATTACCTCGTCTTTTTGATTTTCTGCGGCGAATTCGCCATTCACTTGGTAAGACGTCGGTTCAAGGCATTTAGTCGAAGGTTTTTTTGAATACGGTCGTAAAGATTTGTAAAGGCCGCCTTGCTGATTTCAAAAACTTTCGGGAAATTGAATGTTTGACCTGTTTAACTTTTGCTTTTTACCACTGTAAAATGCGAAATTTGAGTCTGAGGCCAAAACGAACGTAATGAGATTCCTATCCGAAATCAACTCGCCCGCGGATCTGCGCCAGCTAAAGGTCGAAGATCTGCAAGAAGTCGCCGACGAAGTACGTCAATTCATCATCGATACCTGCTCGCGCGTCGGCGGTCACACGGGCGCGAGCCTCGGTGCCGTTGAACTTGCGGTCGCGATGCATTACGTCTTCGATACGCCCAATGACCGGCTCGTCTGGGACGTCGGCCACCAAGCCTACGCCCACAAGATCCTGACCGGCCGCCGCGACCAACTCCACACGATCAAGCAATACGACGGACTTTCGGGATTTCTGCGGCGGGATGAATCGGTTTACGACACCTTCGGAGCCGGACACGCATCGACGTCGCTCTCGGCCGCGCTCGGAATGGCTGTCGCCCGCGACAAAAAGAACGAAGATTTCCACGTCTGCGCACTGATCGGCGACTCGTCCCTCGCCGGCGGAATGGCGATGGAAGCGATCAATCAGGCCGGGCATTTGAAATCAAGGCTGATCGTCCTGCTCAACGACAACGAAATGTCGATCGCGCCGGCGGTCGGGGCGCTGTCGCGCTACCTGAACCGGATCAAAGGCGCGCAGAGCTACCAGCATCTCAAGGAAGAGATAGGCGACGCCCTTGAAAGCGTTCCCGGATTCGGCCAAAGCCTTCGCCGCGCGGCAAAGAGTTTCAAGGACGCGATCGCAGCGGCGGTTCTGCCCGGCGCGCTCGTCAACGAACTCGGTTTCAAATACATCGGGTATGTTGACGGCCACAACGTGCCGCAACTCGTCCGGGCGCTCGAAGAGGCAAAAAGGGTCGATGACGGCCCGGTCATCGTTCACGCGCTGACGACGAAGGGCAAGGGATTTCCGAATCCGGAAAAGAACTACTACGCCTATCACGCGACCGGCCCGTTTGATCCGAAGACCGGAATTCCCTACAAGTCCACAAAGATCGTACCGCCGACCTATACCGAAGTTTTCGGCAGAACGATGTGCGAACTGATGGAGAGCGACAGCGCTGTCGTTGCTCTGACGGCCGCGATGCCCGACGGAACCGGCATCGACACGGTCCTTGAGAAGTTCCCCGAACGCGCATTTGACGTCGGCATTGCCGAACAACACGCCGTCACGTTCTGCGCCGGGATGGCGTGTGAAGGACTCAAACCCGTTGCTGCGATCTATTCGACCTTTCTGCAGCGCGCGTTCGATCAAGTGATCCACGACGTGTGTCTTCAGGATCTCAACGTCACGCTCGCGATGGATCGCGCCGGGATCGTCGGAGCGGACGGTCCGACGCATCACGGATTGCTCGATATCGCCTATCTTCGCGGCTATCCGAACATCGTGCTCTGCGCGCCGAAGGACGAAGCCGAACTTAGAGATATGATGCTGACGTCGATCGAGCATCCGGGCGCGGCGGCGATCCGCTATCCGCGCGGAAGCGGATCCGGCGTCGATATCTCAGCGCCGCCGAAAAAGCTCGAGATCGGACGTGCTGAGGTTTTGAGGGAAGGCAACGGTGAAACGGCGATCATCGCTTACGGTTCAATGGTATATCCGGCAGTCCGGGCGGCCGAAAATCTCGAAAAGGACGGAATCGATGCGACCGTCGTCAACGCCCGTTGGGTAAAACCGCTCGATGCTGAACTTATCTGCGAACTTGCGCGCACGAACCGTATCCTGGTGACCGTCGAAGAAGCGTATCTCGCCGGCGGATTCGGTTCAGCGATCATCGAGCTTTTGGAAGAACGCGGTCTGCTTGATAAAGTTAAGGTCGTCCGAATGGGCGTTCCGGACCGGATCATCACGCACGGCGACCCGAAACTGTTGCTCGCGAAATACGGACTCGACGTCGACGGCATTTACAACCGAACGCGCGAACTGGTCGAAGCGCTTGAAAACCGCCAACCAACGCGGAACAAATTGAAGATCGTTAAATGAAGCGAGAAGTGAGAACGGAGAACGGAGAGGTGGGAACTGAGAACTGAGAAGTGAGAACCGAGGCGCGGGATGAAAGAAGTGAGTTATCGCTTCTCAGATCTCAGTTCTGAGTTCTCCGTTCTCAGTTTCCAGTTCTCACTTCTCAGTTCCCAGTTATCAGTTATCAGTTATCAGTTATCAATTTCTAATTATTTATGAAGAAAACAGCAATCTACATCAGCCTTTTGGTTCTCGGATCGCTCGCGTTCGCAGCGGGCTGCGGCGACGGCAAGAAACCGGCGAACAACGGAACGGCGGCCAACCGGCCGGTGACGCAGCAGACGGTCAACCCGGCGGCGCCGCTCGGCGCACAGCCGCCGAATATGCTCGGCAGCCCGAACGCATCGGTGACGATCGAAGAGTTCGCGGACTTTCAATGTCCGACCTGTGCGCAGATCCACAACGTGCTGAAGAATGTTCAGGCCGCGTACGGCAGCCGCATCAAGTTCGTTTTCCGGAATTATCCGTTGACGCAGATCCACAAGAACGCATTCGACGCGGCCGTCGCCTCCGAAGCCGCCGGCCGTCAGGGCAAGTTTTGGGATATGCAGAACATCGTCTTCCAGAACCAGCAGGCTTGGTCGAACTCGACTGACGTCCGGACGGTCTTCAACGGCTATGCCGAGAAGCTCGGACTCGATGTCGAACGTTTCAAATCGGATATGGCGGGAATGGAAACCAAGGAACGCGTTCAGCGCGATATGGAGCGCGGCAAGGCACTGAATGTCACTTCGACGCCGACGATCATCATCAACGGGCAGTCGGTTCCGTTCGAGCAGATGAACCTTGAGTCGTTGCGGCAGATCATCGACGCCGAACTTGCGAAGAATCCGGCGCCGCAGCAGACCGTCGCTCCGACCAGTTCGCCGAGCGCGTCGAACGCTTCGAAACCGGCGGCAAACGCGAACACCGCCAAGCCCGCGGCGAGCAACAAATCGTTCACCGATCAATGAACACGACTGAACAATCGACGCCAGTGGTCGCCAAACTTCCATTTTTGGCGACCTTTTTCGCATTATTCGGGATCGGCGACACGACATATCTGACATATCACCACTACACCGCCGAACCGGTGCCGTGCAGCATCCTTTCGGGCTGCGAGCAGGTTTTGACGAGCCAGTGGGCGACGCTTGGAGGATTTCTGCCGGCGTCGGTCGATTTTCCCTTGCTTGCGGCCGTTCCGCTCGCCGGAATCGGCCTGATCGGGTATTCGATCGCGTTCGTCTTTGCGGTTCTTTCCTTGCGCGGAAACCGGAAAACCTGGCTGGTCTTCGGTCTCCACGTGACGATGATGGCGGTCTTTTCCGGCTGGCTCTTTTACCTTCAGGGCGTTGTTATCGAGGCGTTTTGCCAATTCTGTCTTCTTTCGGCGCTGACGAGTGTTTCGATGTTCGTGATCGCCTTGGTATCGAAGTTCTGGCGTCTGCGATGATCAAGTTCCTTGCGCTCTTTACTCTTCTTGGAGTCTTCTCGAGTTTCTGTGCGGGCGGCGCATCCTCGTACGGCGCGAAAACGAAGTTTGCGAAGGACGCCGTTCTTGATTTTCCGGATTTCAAACTGACTTACCTCGGAAACCGCAAGGTTCCCTCCGAACATTGGCCCAACGGCTTCAACTATCACGACTTCGGGATCCGATCCCGCTCTGGCGAACGGACTGTTTCCTGGTCGAGCGGGACAGGCGATATCGGGCCCGTCGAATTCGAGGCCGACGGCGCCAAGTTTCAGCTCGAATTGCGTTTCTCCGAAGGTCTCGGGAAACTCGCCGAAAACGAGTTGGTAATTACAAAAAAATAAGCTGACGCCTGAAACTAAAGCCAAATTTCCTGCGTCTATCATTCTTACCGATTCGAAAATCCGGTTGGCGCACGACGGCTGTCTTCGGCCCTGTCCGGTCTTTATCAATTCACAAAGAACAAGGAGTTTGCGACTAATATGAAGCGATCAATCGCGGCGATGTTCATACTTTTGTCAGTTATGACCACAATGAGCTTCGCCCAAAACAAGAGCGATAAACTGCCCAAGCTGCAGTATGAGGAAATTCGACTTAAGAACGGGATGCGCGTCATCTTGCACCTCGATAAATCGACGCCGATCGTCGCCGTCAACCTTTGGTATCACGTCGGCTCGAAGAACGAGGTCGTCGGACGCACAGGTTTCGCACACCTTTTCGAGCATATGATGTTCCAGGGCTCGAAAAACTACAACGACGACTATTTCAAACCGCTCCAGGAAGCGGGCGCGAACATCAACGGCTCGACCAACGCCGACCGCACGAACTATTTCGAAGTCGTGCCATCGAACTTCCTTGAGCTTGCGTTGTTTATGGAAGCCGACCGTCTCGGCGGCCTGCTCGACGCGATGACCCAGGAAAAACTCGACAACCAGCGCGACGTCGTCAAGAACGAGCGCCGGCAACGATACGACAACCAGCCCTACGGAACCGCGTTCGAAAAGATCTCGGACATCATCTATCCGAAGGACCATCCGTACAACTGGACGACGATCGGCTCGCTGACCGATCTGTCGAACGCCTCGATGGACGACGTCAAGGCGTTTTTCCGTCAGTATTACGTCCCGAACAATACATCGCTCGTGATCGCCGGCGATTTCGATCCGAAACAGGCAAAGGCGTGGGCCGAGAAGTATTTCGGCCCGATCCCGACCGGCGGCGCGATCACCCGACCGAACCCGGCGACTCCGAAGATCGAAGGCGAGATCCGGAAAACGTTTGAGGATTCGGTGCAATTGCCGAGGCTTTATATGGTCTGGCACACGGTCCGCGATCAGCATCAGGATCAGCCGGCGCTGGATATGCTGCAGTTCATCCTTTCAGCCGGTCGCGGGTCGCGGCTTCAGAGCAATCTGGTGTACGGAAAACAACTTTCGCAAGACGCGAACGCGTCGCACTTTTCGCGCGAGATCGCCGGGCAGTTTCAAGTAACTTCGACCGCGCGCCCGCAGAAATCCCTCGACGAGATCGAAAAAGAGATCAACGCCGAGATCGAACGAATCAAGACGGAGCCGCCGACGGCCGAAGAAATGTCTCGAGCGCTCAATGTCATCGAATCACAGACGGTCTTCGGCATCCAGAATGTCCTCGGGAAGGCCGACCAGATGAACAGCTACGCGACATTCCAGGGCAAACCCGACGGATTCCAAGCCGACCTCGACCGCTACCGCAAGGTCACGGCGGCGGACATCCAGCGCGTCGCGAAAA
Coding sequences:
- a CDS encoding vitamin K epoxide reductase family protein; its protein translation is MNTTEQSTPVVAKLPFLATFFALFGIGDTTYLTYHHYTAEPVPCSILSGCEQVLTSQWATLGGFLPASVDFPLLAAVPLAGIGLIGYSIAFVFAVLSLRGNRKTWLVFGLHVTMMAVFSGWLFYLQGVVIEAFCQFCLLSALTSVSMFVIALVSKFWRLR
- a CDS encoding YtxH domain-containing protein; translation: MRHEVEREETGATTKLTYLLIGGGIGAILALLFAPKSGEELRGDIADVTRKGIEKGKEAAIVAKDRAGEYYEVTRERAEGLYQSAQEKAGEFKEKAAELTEKAKEAAVRSTNPFTAAIEAGKEAYTEEKRKTEVKVIAEGRPTYPVETKEN
- a CDS encoding 1-deoxy-D-xylulose-5-phosphate synthase, producing the protein MRFLSEINSPADLRQLKVEDLQEVADEVRQFIIDTCSRVGGHTGASLGAVELAVAMHYVFDTPNDRLVWDVGHQAYAHKILTGRRDQLHTIKQYDGLSGFLRRDESVYDTFGAGHASTSLSAALGMAVARDKKNEDFHVCALIGDSSLAGGMAMEAINQAGHLKSRLIVLLNDNEMSIAPAVGALSRYLNRIKGAQSYQHLKEEIGDALESVPGFGQSLRRAAKSFKDAIAAAVLPGALVNELGFKYIGYVDGHNVPQLVRALEEAKRVDDGPVIVHALTTKGKGFPNPEKNYYAYHATGPFDPKTGIPYKSTKIVPPTYTEVFGRTMCELMESDSAVVALTAAMPDGTGIDTVLEKFPERAFDVGIAEQHAVTFCAGMACEGLKPVAAIYSTFLQRAFDQVIHDVCLQDLNVTLAMDRAGIVGADGPTHHGLLDIAYLRGYPNIVLCAPKDEAELRDMMLTSIEHPGAAAIRYPRGSGSGVDISAPPKKLEIGRAEVLREGNGETAIIAYGSMVYPAVRAAENLEKDGIDATVVNARWVKPLDAELICELARTNRILVTVEEAYLAGGFGSAIIELLEERGLLDKVKVVRMGVPDRIITHGDPKLLLAKYGLDVDGIYNRTRELVEALENRQPTRNKLKIVK
- a CDS encoding thioredoxin domain-containing protein, yielding MKKTAIYISLLVLGSLAFAAGCGDGKKPANNGTAANRPVTQQTVNPAAPLGAQPPNMLGSPNASVTIEEFADFQCPTCAQIHNVLKNVQAAYGSRIKFVFRNYPLTQIHKNAFDAAVASEAAGRQGKFWDMQNIVFQNQQAWSNSTDVRTVFNGYAEKLGLDVERFKSDMAGMETKERVQRDMERGKALNVTSTPTIIINGQSVPFEQMNLESLRQIIDAELAKNPAPQQTVAPTSSPSASNASKPAANANTAKPAASNKSFTDQ
- a CDS encoding Spy/CpxP family protein refolding chaperone, which gives rise to MSIKNKIISAVTAGTAIIAFSTFVSAQEVKTETPTETQKQERVERRGGKRDGMGKRDGRGMRRGKFGRRGGMMRGLRALNLTEDQKAQFKTIMESRRNAFAGNREEMRTLMTAKRDGTITPEQQQKLEAFKAEMKENGKKTHEQVLAILTPEQRAQLDARKEEMKRKREERRQLREQIKTTTPEPKKDND